A genomic region of Arachis hypogaea cultivar Tifrunner chromosome 5, arahy.Tifrunner.gnm2.J5K5, whole genome shotgun sequence contains the following coding sequences:
- the LOC112803857 gene encoding probable auxin efflux carrier component 1b has protein sequence MPAIVAKSISILSDAGLGMAMFSLGLFMALQPKIIACGNTVASFAMAIHFLTGPAVMAVASIVVGLRGVLLHIAIVQAALPQGIVPFVFAKEYNVNPDILSTGVIFGMLIALPITLVYYILLGL, from the exons ATGCCTGCCATTGTTGCCAAATCAATATCAATTCTATCTGATGCAGGCCTTGGCATGGCCATGTTTAGCCTTG GGCTATTTATGGCATTGCAACCAAAGATCATTGCCTGTGGAAACACGGTCGCTTCATTCGCTATGGCGATTCATTTCCTCACCGGCCCTGCAGTAATGGCTGTAGCATCAATTGTGGTAGGACTAAGGGGAGTTTTGTTGCACATTGCCATTGTAcag GCTGCCCTGCCTCAAGGAATTGTACCCTTTGTGTTTGCTAAGGAATACAACGTTAATCCTGATATATTAAGCACAGG GGTTATATTTGGGATGCTAATTGCTCTTCCTATTACTctagtttattatattttgttGGGACTGTGA